Below is a window of Candidatus Aegiribacteria sp. DNA.
AAACGTTGATAACTGGATTCCACTCCTGGCTGGATACATTCTTATGCTTCTGTGCTGGGGACGGACCAGGCCCCATCCTCCCACCGGGAACAGATGGAAAAGAGCTTTCGCGAGAAGAAATCCAAGAGTAGTACTGCTCTGTCTGATAATTGCTACAGCATGTTCGGATCAGATTTGCTATCATATAAAACACGGTGTGAATAGAGCCAGACCATGTTTTGATGAATCTGTTTCCTCAGAAGTGCATTACAGGGGGGATGTCCACGGCAATAGATCATTTCCCTCAGCTCATTCGGCGAATTCCGCATCCCTGGCGACTATTACAGCTGTTGCCTATCCGCCCCTCGCTCCATTTGCTATTTTAGTAACCTTTCTAGTGGGCTTCAGCAGAGTCTATCTTGGAGTACATTACCCGATTGATGTACTGACCGGATGGGGTATTGGAATGTTCGCAGCTCTGGGAGTATGGCTGGTGTTCAGAAAGATGGCTTCCAGACCGGGATTGATCGGTTTTGCAAACAGATTCAGGTTCCGCCAGCCAGTAACTTATCCCATTCCCTCAACGCCATGGCAACCGGTTAATGTCGAATCTCTTGATGGATATCAGATGAAGGGTTACTTCCTCAGGGGTGGAGAAGATCTTGCTGTTATCGTTCACGGACTGAACGGTAGCATTGGATCAATGGTGAATCCAGGAGAGATATTCGAAAAACTGGGTTTTTCGGTGTTTCTGGTGCCCTTGAGGGGACACGATGACCACCCGGTGCCAGTTGCATCAGGGGGGCCTTCCGAAGCGTACGATCTGGCTGGAGTTCTTATCCATACAAGGGATAATATGGGTTTTACCAGACGAAGAACTGTTATTTACGGTTCCTCAATGGGTGGAGACATTGCTCTGAAAGTTTCCGGCCTTCTCAGCGAGAGCGTTGCGGGAGTTATTGCCCACGGTGTTTTCAGGAATTTCTTCGAAGCATCGGCATACAGAATGGGCAAACTGAGAACAGTCCTCCTGAAACTATTTCTGCCGGTGAGTGTTAGATACGGACTGAGGGTGTTTGAGCCTTCAGAATACATTGAACAACCGCATAAGACCAGATTTGTTTATATTAACGGTTCGAGAGACAGGATATCTCCTCCGGAAACAGGGGAGAGGCTGGCTGAAGGCGCGGAAGGGCTTGCATTGATACTGGATGGAGCTGGTCATCCTGTCTGGCAATACAATGGCTGGAGTAAACCTCAGATTGAAACAGCCCTTAAAGAGGCTTTGAAATTTATTCAGGGAATGGATATCGAGCATACGAGTGTTGACGAATCAGGATTTATTCATGATTATCCCGCTTCCCCAAAATTGCGACAGGAAGAGAATAATGACAGATTTTAATCAGGCGACTGAAATGATAATGGCTTTTTCATCGCTCCTTAAAGATCTTCAGGAAGAAATTGAATCAGGTTCGGAGTTTCCCACAGCCGAAAGCGAAAGTCTGGATAAATATCAGGTTTTCATGTCTCAGCTGATACTTCTTCAGAGGGAAATGGAAGATTTCATAGAGGATGCTGTAACAATGGAACTTTCCATTCATGAACTGCCTGTCCAAATCATGGATTTTTCATCGGAGTGGGAACGGTTCAAGTAAAGGTCTTTCAGAGGTACTTCCTTTTTGCCCATATCAACAAGATTAAAGCGAATATAAGTATCAGGAAAGTTATCATGATACCTGAGATGATCTTTTCATTTTTACTGATACTGATTGATCCTGAGGTAAGAACTGGTATTTCCGACCACGTGTAATTACCCTGAGAGCATACGACAATGGAGAGCCCGTCTTTCCGGTGTAAATTGCCTTCTGAATCAAGCCAGGTCCATCTTGATTCGCCGAATTCGATTTTAAATGTACTACCTCTGTCCTGAAAAGCTGTTCTTTCCCCGGTGTTCACAGAGAGTTCCAGCATCCCATAAAGAAGCTGAACCAGGGAATCCGGGTCGCCAAGCGTTGGTTGAACCTCCGATGATGCGTGGGATGCCCAGAATTCCGCACCTTCCATTCCGGTGCTGTTATCACACAGTTCCATCAGGAAATCCTCAGGTGTCGAAACGTTCAGAAGAATCGAGCAAATAAGCAGGAATGTCATAGCGAATTCAACCTCTTACTATTTTCCTGATAGCTAAAAACAGTGTTTTGCTATCAACCGGTAGCTGAAGATGCCTGACTTTTGCGGTGATGGATGGAATACCGCTTGACAGGCCTGATGCCGCAAGTATTGGCTGGTTCGGGATTCGTGCCGCAAGGGCTGTAGCGTAATGGATATTGCTCTGGTCCAGCCTGCATATAACGGAACCTGCTGTCTGTTGCATCAAGGCCATATCTTTCGCTGATTCCACTAAATGGAATTTCCTGGAATTGATTGTGGAAATAGCCTCCCTGCAAAGTTCCATGAAGGAACTCAGGGGTGAGTATATTATCGCGTCAATTTCTCTGTAGTGCTTCCTGGCTGCAGGCAGACCAACCTGTAGAACATCCTTATCGGGAGATCCGGCAAGCCAGCCACCAAAGCCTTTGAACAGGGTACTGAGCTTCCTGAGGATTGCTGATCTCTCGGCTGCTCCGATGCCCTGAAGCCTGAACTGAATAACATGATATTGACCGGGAAGGAAGGAAAAGGATCCCGTTTCCGGAGTATTGTCAAGCCAGCCTGTTTCAAGTCCAGCCCATCTGTCGGGGCACATAGGGGTAAGCATATGCAGAAGGCTTGACAGGAGATCCGTTGTTGCCAGTCTTGAGAACCACACGGGTGCGCCTTCCTCTGATGTGGTACCGGATATATCGAACTCCCACCCCTCCCGTCTGCAGGCGATGGAAAGATATTCAGCGAGCGAACCGGGCTCGGATGATGAAGACAAAGAACCTGGACCCAGGGTGGTTGTATCAGATATTCCCGCTCTGTTGGAGT
It encodes the following:
- a CDS encoding phosphatase PAP2 family protein, which translates into the protein MLWPAWDRSLFLSVNGIDSGFLTAVMRFITNVDNWIPLLAGYILMLLCWGRTRPHPPTGNRWKRAFARRNPRVVLLCLIIATACSDQICYHIKHGVNRARPCFDESVSSEVHYRGDVHGNRSFPSAHSANSASLATITAVAYPPLAPFAILVTFLVGFSRVYLGVHYPIDVLTGWGIGMFAALGVWLVFRKMASRPGLIGFANRFRFRQPVTYPIPSTPWQPVNVESLDGYQMKGYFLRGGEDLAVIVHGLNGSIGSMVNPGEIFEKLGFSVFLVPLRGHDDHPVPVASGGPSEAYDLAGVLIHTRDNMGFTRRRTVIYGSSMGGDIALKVSGLLSESVAGVIAHGVFRNFFEASAYRMGKLRTVLLKLFLPVSVRYGLRVFEPSEYIEQPHKTRFVYINGSRDRISPPETGERLAEGAEGLALILDGAGHPVWQYNGWSKPQIETALKEALKFIQGMDIEHTSVDESGFIHDYPASPKLRQEENNDRF